From a single Streptomyces liliifuscus genomic region:
- a CDS encoding glutamate synthase subunit beta, with amino-acid sequence MADPKGFLNHGREVARTRPVDVRLKDWNEVYVPGSLLPIIPTQASRCMDCGIPFCHNGCPLGNLIPEWNDYAYREDWSAASERLHATNNFPEFTGRLCPAPCESACVLGINQPAVTIKNVEVSIIDKAWDSGDVAPQAPERLSGKTVAVIGSGPAGLAAAQQLTRAGHTVAVYERADRVGGLLRYGIPEFKMEKRHINRRIEQMRAEGTRFRTGIEIGRDLKATDLRKRYDAVVIAAGATVSRDLPAPGRELNGIHFAMEYLPLANKVQEGDYVAPPITAEGKHVVVIGGGDTGADCVGTAHRQGAASVTQLEIMPQPGEDRAPHQPWPTFPMLYKVTSAHEEGGERVYSVSTTHFEGDEDGNVQWLHLVEVEFIDGKLTQKAGTERKIPAQLVTLAMGFTGTDQENGLVSQFGLDLDERGNIARDADFATNVPGVYVAGDAGRGQSLIVWAIAEGRSAARGVDRFLTGESELPAPIRPTDRSLMV; translated from the coding sequence ATGGCTGATCCCAAGGGCTTTCTCAACCACGGCCGCGAGGTCGCCAGGACCCGTCCGGTGGACGTGCGTCTCAAGGACTGGAACGAGGTCTACGTTCCGGGCTCGCTGCTCCCCATCATCCCCACGCAGGCCTCGCGCTGCATGGACTGCGGCATCCCGTTCTGCCACAACGGCTGTCCGCTCGGGAACCTCATCCCCGAGTGGAACGACTACGCGTACCGCGAGGACTGGTCCGCCGCCTCCGAGCGCCTGCACGCCACGAACAACTTCCCGGAGTTCACGGGCCGGCTGTGCCCCGCCCCGTGCGAGTCGGCGTGCGTCCTCGGCATCAACCAGCCCGCCGTGACCATCAAGAACGTCGAGGTCTCGATCATCGACAAGGCGTGGGACAGCGGCGATGTCGCGCCCCAGGCCCCCGAGCGGCTCTCCGGCAAGACGGTCGCGGTCATCGGCTCGGGCCCGGCGGGCCTCGCCGCCGCCCAGCAGCTCACCCGGGCGGGCCACACCGTGGCGGTCTACGAGCGCGCCGACCGCGTCGGCGGCCTCCTGCGCTACGGCATCCCCGAGTTCAAGATGGAGAAGCGGCACATCAACCGCCGCATCGAGCAGATGCGCGCGGAGGGCACCCGCTTCCGTACGGGCATCGAGATCGGCCGCGACCTCAAGGCGACGGACCTGCGCAAGCGGTACGACGCCGTGGTCATCGCGGCCGGCGCGACCGTCTCCCGCGACCTGCCGGCCCCCGGGCGCGAGCTGAACGGCATCCACTTCGCCATGGAGTACCTGCCGCTCGCCAACAAGGTGCAGGAGGGCGACTACGTGGCGCCCCCGATCACCGCCGAAGGCAAGCACGTCGTCGTCATCGGCGGCGGCGACACGGGCGCGGACTGCGTGGGCACCGCCCACCGCCAGGGCGCGGCCTCCGTCACGCAGCTGGAGATCATGCCCCAGCCGGGCGAGGACCGTGCCCCGCACCAGCCCTGGCCGACGTTCCCCATGCTCTACAAGGTCACCTCCGCGCACGAGGAGGGCGGCGAGCGGGTCTACTCCGTCTCCACCACCCACTTCGAGGGCGACGAGGACGGCAACGTCCAGTGGCTGCACCTCGTGGAGGTCGAGTTCATCGACGGCAAGCTGACGCAGAAGGCGGGCACCGAGCGCAAGATCCCCGCCCAGCTCGTCACCCTTGCCATGGGCTTCACGGGCACCGACCAGGAGAACGGGCTGGTCTCCCAGTTCGGTCTCGACCTCGACGAGCGTGGCAACATCGCCCGCGACGCCGACTTCGCGACGAACGTGCCCGGCGTGTACGTCGCCGGTGACGCCGGCCGTGGCCAGTCCCTCATCGTGTGGGCCATCGCGGAGGGCCGCTCGGCCGCCCGCGGGGTCGACCGCTTCCTGACCGGGGAGAGCGAACTGCCCGCTCCGATCCGCCCCACGGACCGCTCCCTGATGGTCTGA
- a CDS encoding chitosanase: MKRAGRLMFVAVPLVAVTVYVAVPGEKGDGGPSDSRSSSSPSASSGAADADLDSPEKKELAQRIVSSAENSSLDWRAQYDYIEDIGDGRGYTAGIIGFTTGTHDLLTLVELYTESHPDNALEPYLPALRSVDGSDSHEGLDPGFTAAWKKEARKDAFKRVQDSQRDRVYFDPAVRLAKRDGLGALGQFIYYDAMVMHGPGDPGFHGIRERAMAEADTPAEGGDEQSYLDIFLDTRRATMKSEKRDTTRVDTAQRRFLYDGNLDLRTPLEWKVYGMPYKLD, encoded by the coding sequence ATGAAACGCGCTGGCCGTCTGATGTTCGTCGCCGTCCCTCTCGTCGCGGTGACGGTGTACGTCGCCGTGCCCGGTGAGAAGGGCGACGGCGGGCCCTCCGACAGCCGGAGCTCCTCCTCCCCGTCGGCCTCCTCCGGGGCGGCCGACGCCGACCTGGACTCCCCGGAGAAGAAGGAGCTGGCCCAGCGGATCGTGTCGAGTGCCGAGAACTCCAGCCTCGACTGGCGTGCCCAGTACGACTACATCGAGGACATAGGCGACGGCCGCGGCTACACCGCCGGGATCATCGGCTTCACGACCGGCACGCACGATCTGCTCACGCTGGTCGAGCTGTACACCGAGTCCCACCCGGACAACGCCCTGGAGCCGTACCTCCCTGCCCTGCGTTCCGTCGACGGCTCGGACTCCCACGAGGGCCTGGATCCCGGTTTCACCGCCGCCTGGAAGAAGGAGGCGCGGAAGGATGCCTTCAAGCGTGTCCAGGACTCCCAGCGCGACCGTGTCTACTTCGACCCGGCGGTCCGCCTCGCCAAGCGGGACGGTCTGGGCGCGCTCGGTCAGTTCATCTACTACGACGCCATGGTCATGCACGGTCCTGGCGACCCCGGCTTCCACGGCATCCGCGAGCGTGCCATGGCCGAGGCCGACACTCCCGCCGAGGGCGGCGACGAGCAGAGCTATCTCGACATCTTCCTGGACACCCGGCGCGCGACCATGAAGTCCGAAAAACGTGACACGACCCGCGTGGACACGGCCCAACGAAGGTTCCTGTACGACGGCAACCTCGACCTCCGCACCCCACTGGAGTGGAAGGTCTACGGCATGCCGTACAAGCTCGACTGA